The Carassius gibelio isolate Cgi1373 ecotype wild population from Czech Republic chromosome B14, carGib1.2-hapl.c, whole genome shotgun sequence genome has a segment encoding these proteins:
- the LOC127971859 gene encoding SH3 domain and tetratricopeptide repeat-containing protein 2 isoform X3: protein MGNRFTHEAISPAEFDALWNDPPYTLAAVSELFSPNDTMTADEEAEAEAEVEAESISREIYWRRKQTFSGSSTVSSAGERSSPDVVLLFSGRRRSGVAPDGELQEALRTRLRVVESNSQDVVQLFKDLSARLVSVHAEKDSFVITFKTVEEIWKFSTYLALGYVARCLENFLCDQSFWLDPALLSDVEICVTADEDHLATLYLGLLLQEGTFFAKTLYNSDCKEEEEELTYRRNDLVIVKDIGQEAIWEGTLLSTGQHGLVPVHNMQPLPYPFYQWFLKKYPGNAGGILVTDGLFNHPVVVGTCVAVVDHYPVVKDELHLCKGDIIKIEGFLFNTLNMFIGRHFTSGEIGFVHKASVKPQSIEPIDGQLVFLSEEERAALCKLNPCFEPCQSDVLANLFSTDISTVYRLDRLDDSDFTYIRNHPKSEQKSTVDQRKSTVSEKSDTTPYHSSPRQSFYASRNHLYQDSEVFSFSMEDTFREMDEYEEDLPNFMDEGIWETDEAERCDPILTLLNLEYFQDTFQTLYDLSYSFLDTFFHGLPEDEVLQHLENFREGAKKCRMLWAHRRTCFLLGRLCAKKLKYSQARVYFEEALKVPVTGFDDKPLLIALYTNLTAIYLKQKMKDKLPFTLEKASALIMCLPCHNFCSVDEFELLQPIMRKAIVEKDKYLEARTCYLSLCLFLSLRKIEDALPFVERLQLLIITLSAEKGRPVAPVDLNWMLCRLYHKKYLPYLTLASLSLDSGQEHSLDDAFQKIELFIKNSARLNPHWKESTSELPAQVVVYLQQALSIASQGEDFRTQRDLCLSLASVYQQHGALEKAVPFAQQAAKTGSQINEEEGFEASVLLAWLLVLTDEPMQAQNTLQPMLKSLDETDSPTQRGVVHNLLALCLSKQGRVQEAARNFYCALQISRENGNKRNEALALANLGCLFLSVGASGLAECFLLNSLHLFQFLSDSPTDQEHVQVLLWLGRSYKDRGGSQEVRLCFEMGLLIAISANNLHSQMVVAKVLSRHYADLLLYGQCIVYYEHCVGLCRTLKNKQLEGEYLELLSNLYLSLNTEKSSRKSLDYSKQSLRISIDLGKRQEESETWLQVGRIYYLIYEDELADMYLQAAVKTALRMNDPCFAMSIYEEAGDVFFKGHRNQLAALPFYRDGSLPFARSIKDVHSEFRLLSKLTELLMKQKQYEEALQYATLAVQVSATTGVPLNERVSCHRLASVHFSLGKYEMAENYYLKSISVCPTALEHAIEVRYYVKVYCRLADLTLYRLKDAFDAMGYFHLALAAALEDKESLSTLYIIYMKLAEIHANYIPDAELSKSYMERAQSLRKELAGDTDSCDTEETHQDPAEAEPDTPTKDRSESNSGTSTLTESSMTNTSHTINAESEHILSNTSHKDDPNTNISVETDTDTDPPDQTKRLAV, encoded by the exons ATGGGTAATAGATTTACCCATGAAG CGATATCACCCGCTGAGTTTGATGCCTTATGGAATGACCCTCCATACACTTTAGCAGCCGTCAGTGAGCTCTTTTCGCCCAATGACACCATGACAGCCG ATGAGGAAGCGGAGGCTGAGGCTGAGGTGGAGGCAGAAAGCATAAGCAGAGAGATTTACTGGAGGAGGAAGCAAACATTCAGCGGAAGCAGCACAGTATCTTCAGCAGGAGAACGCTCTTCTCCAG atgttgttttgttgtttagcGGGAGGCGACGATCTGGTGTAGCACCTGACGGTGAGCTTCAGGAGGCGTTACGTACCAGACTCCGAGTAGTAGAGAGCAACAGCCAGGATGTTGTCCAGCTCTTCAAG GATCTGTCTGCAAGACTAGTGTCTGTTCATGCTGAAAAAGACAGCTTTGTCATCACTTTTAAGACTGTCGAGGAAATTTGGAAGTTCTCTACTTATTTGGCACTTG GATATGTAGCAAGATGTCTTGAGAACTTTCTCTGTGACCAGTCGTTCTGGCTGGACCCTGCATTGCTTAGTGATGTGGAGATCTGTGTAACAGCGGACGAAGACCACTTAGCTACTCTTTACTTAGGACTTCTGCTACAGGAAG GTACATTCTTTGCCAAGACTTTATACAATAGTGATTgcaaggaggaggaagaggagctgaCCTACAGGAGGAATGACCTGGTGATTGTTAAAGACATAGGACAAGAGGCCATTTGGGAAGGTACACTGCTGTCCACAGGCCAACACGGTCTAGTGCCTGTGCATAATATGCAGCCTCTGCCCTATCCATTTTATCA gTGGTTCCTTAAGAAATATCCCGGAAATGCAGGAGGGATTCTAGTTACAGATGGCCTATTCAATCATCCTGTTG TGGTTGGAACTTGTGTAGCAGTAGTGGACCATTACCCAGTGGTTAAAGATGAGCTGCACTTATGCAAGGGAGACATAATCAAGATTGAGGGATTTCTTTTCAATACTCTCAACATGTTCATAGGAAGACACTTTACAAGTGGAGAGATAGGATTTGTTCACAAGGCCAGTGTAAAACCTCAGAGTATTGAGCCTAT CGATGGACAATTGGTCTTTCTCAGTGAGGAGGAAAGGGCAGCCCTGTGTAAACTTAACCCCTGCTTTGAGCCTTGCCAGTCTGATGTACTGGCAAATCTTTTCTCAACAGACATAAGCACTGTGTATAGACTGG ATAGACTTGATGACTCTGATTTCACTTACATAAGAAATCATCCAAAATCAG AGCAGAAATCAACAGTGGATCAAAGAAAGAGCACCGTATCTGAGAAAAGTGACACAACTCCCTACCACTCGTCCCCTCGGCAATCATTCTATGCCTCTCGGAATCATCTGTATCAGGACTCTGAGGTCTTCTCCTTCAGCATGGAAGACACCTTTAGAGAAATGGATGAATATGAGGAAGACCTTCCAAATTTCATGGATGAGGGTATCTGGGAGACAGATGAAGCCGAGAGATGTGACCCGATCCTGACCCTTCTAAATCTGGAATATTTTCAGGACACATTTCAAACTCTTTATGACCTCTCCTACTCTTTCCTGGACACTTTCTTCCATGGCCTTCCAGAGGATGAGGTGCTTCAACATTTGGAAAACTTTCGAGAAGGAGCTAAGAAATGCAGGATGCTCTGGGCCCACCGGCGAACCTGCTTCCTTCTTGGCCGGCTATGTGCTAAGAAACTGAAGTACTCGCAAGCACGAGTGTACTTTGAGGAGGCTCTAAAGGTCCCTGTAACTGGTTTTGATGACAAGCCACTTCTAATAGCCCTGTATACCAATCTCACTGCAATTTACCTCAAACAGAAGATGAAGGACAAGCTACCATTTACACTAGAGAAGGCAAGTGCTCTAATTATGTGCCTTCCTTGCCACAACTTCTGCTCTGTGGATGAGTTTGAGCTGCTCCAACCAATCATGCGCAAAGCCATAGTTGAAAAAGACAAGTACCTAGAGGCACGGACATGCtacctctccctctgtctctttcTCAGTCTAAGAAAAATAGAGGATGCTTTACCTTTTGTAGAGAGACTTCAGTTACTTATCATAACACTGTCTGCGGAAAAAGGGAGGCCAGTTGCCCCTGTTGATCTCAATTGGATGCtgtgcaggctttatcataaaaaGTATTTGCCCTACCTCACACTAGCTTCTTTAAGTTTAGACTCAGGGCAAGAGCATTCCTTGGATGATGCATTCCAGAAAATTGAACTCTTTATCAAAAACTCAGCCAGGCTTAATCCTCACTGGAAGGAAAGTACTTCAGAGCTTCCTGCACAGGTGGTGGTCTACCTTCAACAGGCCTTGTCAATAGCTAGTCAAGGGGAAGACTTTAGGACTCAGAGGGACCTGTGCCTCAGCCTGGCTAGTGTTTACCAGCAGCATGGAGCTTTAGAGAAGGCTGTACCCTTTGCCCAGCAAGCAGCAAAGACTGGAAGTCAAATTAATGAAGAGGAGGGCTTTGAGGCATCCGTACTGCTGGCCTGGCTATTGGTGTTAACAGATGAACCCATGCAAGCTCAGAATACTCTGCAACCTATGCTTAAATCTTTGGATGAAACAGACAGTCCGACGCAGCGTGGTGTAGTCCACAACCTTCTAGCCCTATGTCTCAGCAAACAAGGCAGAGTCCAGGAGGCAGCAAGAAACTTTTATTGCGCTCTGCAGATCTCCCGAGAGAATGGGAACAAGCGTAATGAAGCTCTAGCACTGGCAAACTTGGGCTGCTTGTTTCTGTCTGTCGGGGCTTCGGGCCTAGCAGAGTGTTTCTTGCTCAATTCCCTGCACCTATTCCAGTTTCTCTCAGACAGCCCCACAGATCAGGAGCATGTCCAGGTTTTGCTTTGGCTCGGCAGGAGCTACAAAGATAGAGGAGGGAGTCAGGAAGTCAGACTATGCTTTGAGATGGGCCTCCTTATTGCTATTAGTGCCAACAATCTGCACA GTCAAATGGTTGTTGCAAAAGTTCTAAGTCGGCATTACGCTGACTTGCTGCTGTATGGACAGTGTATTGTTTACTATGAGCATTGTGTGGGGCTGTGCAGAACCCTTAAGAATAAACAGCTAGAAGGAGAGTACCTGGAACTTCTCAGCAACCTCTATCTCTCACTCAACACTGAGAA GTCATCAAGGAAGTCTCTTGATTATTCAAAGCAAAGCTTAAGGATCTCCATAGATCTGGGGAAAAGACAGGAAGAGTCTGAGACATGGCTTCAAGTGGGCCGTATCTACTATCTGATCTATGAAGATGAGCTGGCTGACATGTACCTACAG GCAGCAGTAAAGACAGCCCTGAGAATGAATGACCCATGCTTTGCTATGAGCATTTATGAGGAAGCAGGAGATGTGTTCTTCAAAGGACACAGAAATCAACTGGCTGCACTACCATTTTACAGG GATGGGAGTTTGCCATTTGCACGCAGCATAAAGGATGTGCACTCAGAGTTCAGGCTGTTGAGCAAGCTCACAGAGCTCCTGATGAAGCAGAAGCAGTATGAGGAGGCACTGCAATACGCCACACTCGCAGTGCAAGTCAGCGCCACAACTG GTGTTCCTCTGAATGAGAGAGTGTCCTGCCATCGTCTTGCATCAGTGCATTTCTCTTTAGGGAAGTATGAGATGGCTGAGAACTACTACCTTAAGTCTATTTCAGTCTGCCCTACTGCTCTTGAACATGCCATTGAAGTTCGGTACTATGTTAAAGTGTACTGCAGACTTGCTGATCTGACCCTATACAGATTAAAG GATGCATTCGATGCCATGGGCTACTTCCACTTAGCCCTGGCGGCAGCTCTGGAGGACAAAGAAAGCCTTAGCACACTGTACATAATCTATATGAAGCTCGCAGAGATCCATGCCAACTACATTCCCGATGCTGAACTGAGTAAAAGCTACATGGAAAGAGCGCAGAGTTTGAGGAAGGAACTGGCAGGAGACACAGACTCTTGTGACACAGAAGAAACGCATCAGGACCCAGCTGAGGCAGAGCCTGACACTCCCACCAAAGATCGGTCAGAGTCCAACAGCGGCACTAGTACTCTGACCGAGTCCAGCATGACCAACACCAGCCACACAATCAATGCAGAGTCTGAGCACATACTCTCTAACACAAGCCACAAAGACGACCCGAACACTAACATATCGGTGGAAACGGACACAGACACAGACCCTCCTGATCAAACCAAGAGACTAGCAGTTTGA
- the LOC127971859 gene encoding SH3 domain and tetratricopeptide repeat-containing protein 2 isoform X2 — MGNRFTHEAISPAEFDALWNDPPYTLAAVSELFSPNDTMTADEEAEAEAEVEAESISREIYWRRKQTFSGSSTVSSAGERSSPDVVLLFSGRRRSGVAPDGELQEALRTRLRVVESNSQDVVQLFKDLSARLVSVHAEKDSFVITFKTVEEIWKFSTYLALGYVARCLENFLCDQSFWLDPALLSDVEICVTADEDHLATLYLGLLLQEGTFFAKTLYNSDCKEEEEELTYRRNDLVIVKDIGQEAIWEGTLLSTGQHGLVPVHNMQPLPYPFYQWFLKKYPGNAGGILVTDGLFNHPVVVGTCVAVVDHYPVVKDELHLCKGDIIKIEGFLFNTLNMFIGRHFTSGEIGFVHKASVKPQSIEPIDGQLVFLSEEERAALCKLNPCFEPCQSDVLANLFSTDISTVYRLDRLDDSDFTYIRNHPKSEQKSTVDQRKSTVSEKSDTTPYHSSPRQSFYASRNHLYQDSEVFSFSMEDTFREMDEYEEDLPNFMDEGIWETDEAERCDPILTLLNLEYFQDTFQTLYDLSYSFLDTFFHGLPEDEVLQHLENFREGAKKCRMLWAHRRTCFLLGRLCAKKLKYSQARVYFEEALKVPVTGFDDKPLLIALYTNLTAIYLKQKMKDKLPFTLEKASALIMCLPCHNFCSVDEFELLQPIMRKAIVEKDKYLEARTCYLSLCLFLSLRKIEDALPFVERLQLLIITLSAEKGRPVAPVDLNWMLCRLYHKKYLPYLTLASLSLDSGQEHSLDDAFQKIELFIKNSARLNPHWKESTSELPAQVVVYLQQALSIASQGEDFRTQRDLCLSLASVYQQHGALEKAVPFAQQAAKTGSQINEEEGFEASVLLAWLLVLTDEPMQAQNTLQPMLKSLDETDSPTQRGVVHNLLALCLSKQGRVQEAARNFYCALQISRENGNKRNEALALANLGCLFLSVGASGLAECFLLNSLHLFQFLSDSPTDQEHVQVLLWLGRSYKDRGGSQEVRLCFEMGLLIAISANNLHSQMVVAKVLSRHYADLLLYGQCIVYYEHCVGLCRTLKNKQLEGEYLELLSNLYLSLNTEKSSRKSLDYSKQSLRISIDLGKRQEESETWLQVGRIYYLIYEDELADMYLQAAVKTALRMNDPCFAMSIYEEAGDVFFKGHRNQLAALPFYRDGSLPFARSIKDVHSEFRLLSKLTELLMKQKQYEEALQYATLAVQVSATTGVPLNERVSCHRLASVHFSLGKYEMAENYYLKSISVCPTALEHAIEVRYYVKVYCRLADLTLYRLKDAFDAMGYFHLALAAALEDKESLSTLYIIYMKLAEIHANYIPDAELSKSYMERAQSLRKELAGDTDSCDTEETHQDPAEAEPDTPTKDRSESNSGTSTLTESSMTNTSHTINAESEHILSNTSHKDDPNTNISVETDTDTDPPDQTKRLAV; from the exons CGATATCACCCGCTGAGTTTGATGCCTTATGGAATGACCCTCCATACACTTTAGCAGCCGTCAGTGAGCTCTTTTCGCCCAATGACACCATGACAGCCG ATGAGGAAGCGGAGGCTGAGGCTGAGGTGGAGGCAGAAAGCATAAGCAGAGAGATTTACTGGAGGAGGAAGCAAACATTCAGCGGAAGCAGCACAGTATCTTCAGCAGGAGAACGCTCTTCTCCAG atgttgttttgttgtttagcGGGAGGCGACGATCTGGTGTAGCACCTGACGGTGAGCTTCAGGAGGCGTTACGTACCAGACTCCGAGTAGTAGAGAGCAACAGCCAGGATGTTGTCCAGCTCTTCAAG GATCTGTCTGCAAGACTAGTGTCTGTTCATGCTGAAAAAGACAGCTTTGTCATCACTTTTAAGACTGTCGAGGAAATTTGGAAGTTCTCTACTTATTTGGCACTTG GATATGTAGCAAGATGTCTTGAGAACTTTCTCTGTGACCAGTCGTTCTGGCTGGACCCTGCATTGCTTAGTGATGTGGAGATCTGTGTAACAGCGGACGAAGACCACTTAGCTACTCTTTACTTAGGACTTCTGCTACAGGAAG GTACATTCTTTGCCAAGACTTTATACAATAGTGATTgcaaggaggaggaagaggagctgaCCTACAGGAGGAATGACCTGGTGATTGTTAAAGACATAGGACAAGAGGCCATTTGGGAAGGTACACTGCTGTCCACAGGCCAACACGGTCTAGTGCCTGTGCATAATATGCAGCCTCTGCCCTATCCATTTTATCA gTGGTTCCTTAAGAAATATCCCGGAAATGCAGGAGGGATTCTAGTTACAGATGGCCTATTCAATCATCCTGTTG TGGTTGGAACTTGTGTAGCAGTAGTGGACCATTACCCAGTGGTTAAAGATGAGCTGCACTTATGCAAGGGAGACATAATCAAGATTGAGGGATTTCTTTTCAATACTCTCAACATGTTCATAGGAAGACACTTTACAAGTGGAGAGATAGGATTTGTTCACAAGGCCAGTGTAAAACCTCAGAGTATTGAGCCTAT CGATGGACAATTGGTCTTTCTCAGTGAGGAGGAAAGGGCAGCCCTGTGTAAACTTAACCCCTGCTTTGAGCCTTGCCAGTCTGATGTACTGGCAAATCTTTTCTCAACAGACATAAGCACTGTGTATAGACTGG ATAGACTTGATGACTCTGATTTCACTTACATAAGAAATCATCCAAAATCAG AGCAGAAATCAACAGTGGATCAAAGAAAGAGCACCGTATCTGAGAAAAGTGACACAACTCCCTACCACTCGTCCCCTCGGCAATCATTCTATGCCTCTCGGAATCATCTGTATCAGGACTCTGAGGTCTTCTCCTTCAGCATGGAAGACACCTTTAGAGAAATGGATGAATATGAGGAAGACCTTCCAAATTTCATGGATGAGGGTATCTGGGAGACAGATGAAGCCGAGAGATGTGACCCGATCCTGACCCTTCTAAATCTGGAATATTTTCAGGACACATTTCAAACTCTTTATGACCTCTCCTACTCTTTCCTGGACACTTTCTTCCATGGCCTTCCAGAGGATGAGGTGCTTCAACATTTGGAAAACTTTCGAGAAGGAGCTAAGAAATGCAGGATGCTCTGGGCCCACCGGCGAACCTGCTTCCTTCTTGGCCGGCTATGTGCTAAGAAACTGAAGTACTCGCAAGCACGAGTGTACTTTGAGGAGGCTCTAAAGGTCCCTGTAACTGGTTTTGATGACAAGCCACTTCTAATAGCCCTGTATACCAATCTCACTGCAATTTACCTCAAACAGAAGATGAAGGACAAGCTACCATTTACACTAGAGAAGGCAAGTGCTCTAATTATGTGCCTTCCTTGCCACAACTTCTGCTCTGTGGATGAGTTTGAGCTGCTCCAACCAATCATGCGCAAAGCCATAGTTGAAAAAGACAAGTACCTAGAGGCACGGACATGCtacctctccctctgtctctttcTCAGTCTAAGAAAAATAGAGGATGCTTTACCTTTTGTAGAGAGACTTCAGTTACTTATCATAACACTGTCTGCGGAAAAAGGGAGGCCAGTTGCCCCTGTTGATCTCAATTGGATGCtgtgcaggctttatcataaaaaGTATTTGCCCTACCTCACACTAGCTTCTTTAAGTTTAGACTCAGGGCAAGAGCATTCCTTGGATGATGCATTCCAGAAAATTGAACTCTTTATCAAAAACTCAGCCAGGCTTAATCCTCACTGGAAGGAAAGTACTTCAGAGCTTCCTGCACAGGTGGTGGTCTACCTTCAACAGGCCTTGTCAATAGCTAGTCAAGGGGAAGACTTTAGGACTCAGAGGGACCTGTGCCTCAGCCTGGCTAGTGTTTACCAGCAGCATGGAGCTTTAGAGAAGGCTGTACCCTTTGCCCAGCAAGCAGCAAAGACTGGAAGTCAAATTAATGAAGAGGAGGGCTTTGAGGCATCCGTACTGCTGGCCTGGCTATTGGTGTTAACAGATGAACCCATGCAAGCTCAGAATACTCTGCAACCTATGCTTAAATCTTTGGATGAAACAGACAGTCCGACGCAGCGTGGTGTAGTCCACAACCTTCTAGCCCTATGTCTCAGCAAACAAGGCAGAGTCCAGGAGGCAGCAAGAAACTTTTATTGCGCTCTGCAGATCTCCCGAGAGAATGGGAACAAGCGTAATGAAGCTCTAGCACTGGCAAACTTGGGCTGCTTGTTTCTGTCTGTCGGGGCTTCGGGCCTAGCAGAGTGTTTCTTGCTCAATTCCCTGCACCTATTCCAGTTTCTCTCAGACAGCCCCACAGATCAGGAGCATGTCCAGGTTTTGCTTTGGCTCGGCAGGAGCTACAAAGATAGAGGAGGGAGTCAGGAAGTCAGACTATGCTTTGAGATGGGCCTCCTTATTGCTATTAGTGCCAACAATCTGCACA GTCAAATGGTTGTTGCAAAAGTTCTAAGTCGGCATTACGCTGACTTGCTGCTGTATGGACAGTGTATTGTTTACTATGAGCATTGTGTGGGGCTGTGCAGAACCCTTAAGAATAAACAGCTAGAAGGAGAGTACCTGGAACTTCTCAGCAACCTCTATCTCTCACTCAACACTGAGAA GTCATCAAGGAAGTCTCTTGATTATTCAAAGCAAAGCTTAAGGATCTCCATAGATCTGGGGAAAAGACAGGAAGAGTCTGAGACATGGCTTCAAGTGGGCCGTATCTACTATCTGATCTATGAAGATGAGCTGGCTGACATGTACCTACAG GCAGCAGTAAAGACAGCCCTGAGAATGAATGACCCATGCTTTGCTATGAGCATTTATGAGGAAGCAGGAGATGTGTTCTTCAAAGGACACAGAAATCAACTGGCTGCACTACCATTTTACAGG GATGGGAGTTTGCCATTTGCACGCAGCATAAAGGATGTGCACTCAGAGTTCAGGCTGTTGAGCAAGCTCACAGAGCTCCTGATGAAGCAGAAGCAGTATGAGGAGGCACTGCAATACGCCACACTCGCAGTGCAAGTCAGCGCCACAACTG GTGTTCCTCTGAATGAGAGAGTGTCCTGCCATCGTCTTGCATCAGTGCATTTCTCTTTAGGGAAGTATGAGATGGCTGAGAACTACTACCTTAAGTCTATTTCAGTCTGCCCTACTGCTCTTGAACATGCCATTGAAGTTCGGTACTATGTTAAAGTGTACTGCAGACTTGCTGATCTGACCCTATACAGATTAAAG GATGCATTCGATGCCATGGGCTACTTCCACTTAGCCCTGGCGGCAGCTCTGGAGGACAAAGAAAGCCTTAGCACACTGTACATAATCTATATGAAGCTCGCAGAGATCCATGCCAACTACATTCCCGATGCTGAACTGAGTAAAAGCTACATGGAAAGAGCGCAGAGTTTGAGGAAGGAACTGGCAGGAGACACAGACTCTTGTGACACAGAAGAAACGCATCAGGACCCAGCTGAGGCAGAGCCTGACACTCCCACCAAAGATCGGTCAGAGTCCAACAGCGGCACTAGTACTCTGACCGAGTCCAGCATGACCAACACCAGCCACACAATCAATGCAGAGTCTGAGCACATACTCTCTAACACAAGCCACAAAGACGACCCGAACACTAACATATCGGTGGAAACGGACACAGACACAGACCCTCCTGATCAAACCAAGAGACTAGCAGTTTGA